TGATTGGTGACCTAAGAATTGGTAGGGTGTGTTACTCATCTCGTAATGTTGGTAGAGCACTCATTGCCCATGAACATATAGTTGAACACGGCCCGCCCACGTTCATGGGCCAAGGGCTATGTCGGTCGGACCACATATTATGTCGTCGCGTGAAACACCTATGGCCACAACCGTACAAGACCGTGGAAGAATCCATCCTAATCTGGAGTCGTCCTTCTTAAGGTACATTGTGGTGTTAACTGCGAAGCCTAGCCTGGGCCAACCTTGTTTGATtccatgaaaaataataataactaagAACCCTTCCGTCCATTTCAATTTCGCTATCAATATCTTGGGTCTTATAAAAAGCTACTAATACGACCTAACTatgattttctcaaaaaaaaaaaaaaatattacccTACAGCTTTTATCATAATTGGTAAGGTCTTTATAATTGTTGAATTTTCACCATCCAAAATTACTAAAGACAAAAGAACACAAAGGACACGCTGTGtccatgagagagagacaatGGAGGATGATGGGAGTGAAGGGTGGCGGAGAACCGACAGCGCTTGGTGATGCTAGAGTAGTGTTGGGGATGGTGCGATGGCTCTAATTTATAGGGGTGTCAATAACCAAATCGAACCGAATTGAACCGGAAAATTCAGtttttttggttcgattttcattaaaaatagaaaattttcggttcggtttggtttttattggttaaccgaaccgaaccgaaccaacaaaTAAAAGTAGAGAAATAAAAGTGGAGAAATCTgagtttaataaaaaaaaaagacgaaaaccgaaaaccaaagGTTAAAAACGAAAAatcgaaaaaccgaaccgaaccgaaattttgGTTCGGTtgggtttttcaaaaaaattgaaccgaaccgaactgttGACACCCCTACTAATTTAGTCGATGGTTGAGGTAGTAGGGGAGATGGCGAGAGCACGGATTTTGGTAATAAGTTTAGAGATTATGGCTTGACTGGCATTTGAGATTAACATACACCACAACTTAGCGAATAAGGCTAGACGATAAtcctcaatttcattttttttttaatttttaatttttgaactCAACTAACATCTGTAGGTCATTGAGTTTTTGCAAACGAGGGaaaggggaaagagagagaagaaacaaagaataCGATGATGTTGCATAacagaaaataaacaaatgtcTAGAAAGATCCTTCATATGTTATAGTCTTGGCAAACAAAGAACCATGACATATGTAACCTCACGTTATTATCATTTGCCAAGCAACATAAATCTGAAAATTATTGACGCAGTTCAATTCAGACAAGCCGCAAAGGCGTAGTCACCTCGCATTAAAGTGAGGATTCCTTTTGTGTCCCTTTTTGCCCGCTTTGATATGTCGCAATCTTTTAGTTAATGAGCCCAAAAGAAATGCTAAATTGCCCTTGAATTGTCAAAATCCCAAAATTATGACATGTCACGATCTATCAACttgtgccttttttttcttccgaaAATTATAGAAGAAAACGAAgtgtttaaaaattttcaaaatatcatcaaacttcaatattaaatatttggaaaaaaaaccacaaaaatttcaaattatatttattatgaaacatttaccttaaactttttttaacacaaaaaactctaaatttgtaTTGACCTCCATCAAAGTTccattaaatgatttttcaaccaaaacatGTTAACATAATTTGTTTTTCAGAGTCTATATAAGGATTTTAATaaaaggtaaatatgtcatataagtaaaaatttgaaaatattcatattataaaaaaattaagattaatatATCCTTATCAacataatttgaaatttgttgtagTTTTTCTCCTAATTCGTGCATGGTGAGTAAATAGGAATTCACAAGTTAAGTAAAAGGCCGCTCCAAATAGCCATTGAGAAGTTGGAAGCTAATTTCAGTTCCTGTACTTATATAGAATAGAATGTAATTAATCGGCCTTTTCGGATGGCGGGTAAATAATGATATCGTCTCctcttttagtttttcaaaatattcctgCTAGACCTAATAATAGACTTGACCGCTCGATGTAATTGCCTATCTAGCACGTGCTAGAATGGGCCCAATTCTGCTTTTTCGAGGTCTAGGCAAAACACCTTTCTCGTTGAGCCGGACCCCCCATCAAGACCCATTTCCCCTCTTTCCTCTCtcctaaaataattttagataattttatcGAGGCCATCTCATACCAATCGTGAAGAAAAGTTCTGTTTGTAAATATGACgatttataaaaataagaaaaagtctCATCCTTTCAGCTTCATGAGCTAACTTTTGAAATGAGAGCAGCTCAAGACTATCATGtagatttttcaattaatgGCCAGGGCCAGATGACTTTGAAAATGCTTACTAGACTCGTGCATGGACCAAGATCTTGCAATCCTCAACTGTCCTGTGCACGTCGATGAGATGCGCATCGACGATCGAGAGCCGGTGAGATGGCCCGAGAGTACTGCATGGCATGTCCCGAGCCCAAACTTGGGTTTCGACCGACCCCGGACCGACACTCTCATCAACGATCGAGAGCCGGTGAGATGGCCCGAGAGTACTGTGTGGCATGTCCCGAGCCCAAACCCAGGTTTCGACCGACCCCGGACCGACACGCCCCCCGAATTGTCCGCATGATCAGGCCCATTTGCAGCAAGAAGCAATCAGAACTCCAGCAATCAAAGCGAGAATAATAAATGGGAGTTTGGTGACCAACTCCCTCCAAGCAAGTGACCACAGTCCAAAAGCGACTACTCACTTTCTCAACACAACCTTCACTAATGTTCTCTGTGATATACTAATATAGTGCAGTGCCCAAGTCCAATAAAAAGCACATCATCTCTACCTACTAAAGCAACATAACTCCAATTTCCAGCAACAGCCACACCAACTTCCCCCACTGAGAGTCCTCCTGGACTTGCCCGCTTACTACCGATCACCATCACATTAACCGACTACAATATAATCGCCATACTTAGGTAACAACCAACCACGGTCGGACCGGAAGTCGAAACACAATATGCGAGCCGGGGCGCCCGTTCCTCTCTCTAGCGGCGGTGGTGAGGGCAGAAGGTGACGATGTAGTTCCCCCTCGTGCAGGTCGCGATGCTCGTGGGGTCGTCGTACGCGTAGGAGTAGGCCTTGGGGCAGGCCGTCTTGAAGATCTTCGAGTAGGCCGTCGGCTTGCAGGACTGTGGGTTCCCAAAGCTCCCCGTGCAGCAGTACCTCGGAGAGTTGAACGCGAAGCAGGCGCTCTTGCAGGCCACGACACTGTTGTCGTGACCCCGGACCTGGAGTCCCACTGGGCACATCGTGTTCAGGTCGCTCACGCAACCTGCGAGCAGGAAGAGGATATTGTTTCAGCTTGATTGTGCTTAGACAACATGTTCGTCGTCTAACTCTTATCTCTCTTAATGAATACGAGGTAATTATCAACATTGATCATATAAAAAGTTGTGTATTGTGTAACTTAACTTACTGTGTTCAAGTATCTCGCAACAATTACGCGAATTAGTCTATACACGCTTCCTAATTAATTTGACACGCAAGATATAATTCGCATAACATCATCCTAGCCACAGCTAGAGCACCGCTCTGCATATCAAACATATAATAGCTCATATCATTATACCTGCATAGCTGCATTTCCCAGTGCCCTTGAATGGCGTGATGGAGATGGCGAGATTGTAGCCATCGACGAGGCTGACATCGTAGAAGTCCTGGTCGTTGCCTAGGGTGATCTCAGCGAGGGTGGCAGGAGGGGTGCCGCCAAGGCCGTTGCAGTGGAGGGAGCCGCCGCAGTCTCCAGTGGCGCACCGGCCGTGTCCGTTGGCATCAAAGGTGCAGCCATGGCGGCCCCAGAAGCGGCCGGACCAGAGGGCCGGCATCCGGACCGTGGAGGCCTTGTTTGGCAGGAGGGTGAAGCCACCACGGGCGAGGAGGGGCTTGCCGGCGCCAGGCTGAATGGCCGGCCAAACGGGGTGCGCGCAGCGGTTGACGAAAGTTACGGTTGTTGCCAACGCCTCGTCTGCACAAAACAACAATGCAAAGCAGGATGTTCAGCCCAGCCGAGCGTTTTCATCTCACTTGCAAACCACTAAAATTTAACAAGTCGCAAATGGGGTGGTCCGGATTGTTTAGAACCAGCAACATCTGCATCAAGCCTCGATGTTCATAGAATTCGGAGTGTCGATACACTATTCATGCTTCACACAGCCCAGATGTCACAATGCAAGTTGATACAAAACTTGAAAAACCACTCATTCTGCATCATCGAAAGTGAAAAGGCACTTCTTCTCAAAGAATCCTATGAAACTACCGACAAATTTGAGCTTCTAGATTTACGGAATGTTTAGAGTGACTTGTATTTTAATGTTTCTTTTTCGAACTTTTCGGCTCTCGcaaatttactttaattcaAACACCGAATGAACTTTCTTAGATTTCACTTTGGCACATAAAGAGCACGAGTTCACTAGATATCTCAAGTTGTGTATGAGTACTTTTTGCCTAAAGCAAAAGCCTAAACGAACGTGCTCTTGAACAGAAACTTCGATCGTCTGATGCTACTCGATGTGACCCTCTTTCTTGGCACCCTGTTGCAAAACGAAAATGGCTAAAAAGAGATCTACAGATCCAAGTTCTTTCACCAAAATCTGTGTCTCGTCTTCGTGGTTCAACAATGGCATTCAAGAAATCTCCCTAAAATGGAGGCAAGAGCCGAAAATGCCTATGAGAAAGAATGATGGGTTTCTACAGTGCTGTCAACAGAGTGAGTGCATGTACCTCCCCTGCATTGCAATGTGGAGACAGCAGGCCAGAGAGAcggaagatagagagagaaagggagagtgcATGTGGGTATACCTGCAATGTGGAAGCAGAGGAGCGCGAACAGGAGCAGAGGAAGCGCAGGCCTCAGCGTTGCCGCCATTGTTGTCGAGCTCAGGAGGAACCCCCAATCAGCAAACCAGGCTCAGTGCAAACTAAGGGGACCGAAAAAGAGAGTTCAAGGAAAGGAAATTCTTCACTCGGCTCTCTCCACTCTCTTCACATCCTACTGAGTAAGTGCCTTTATATAGAGAGGAAAAAACAGAGAGTTGGGAGCATCAGTAGGGTTTTCACTTTTAAACGGCTGGCCCTTCTTTTCCTGCTCATTTTTCCCCCGAGTGAGGtgaataatgatataaaacgaAGAGGGTAGAAGTCGTGGGGTCTCTGCTGTGATTAAAGAGATGACCCTCCTTCCATCCATCTCTCCCCTGTCAATTACTTTtcagagagaaagaaagagacagagagagaggaacagAGAGTGAAGCAAAAGTTTGGCTCGTGAATCGAGGACGTCAGAAGGGTCAGTGGAGGATAGTTGTCTGCATTCAAGGACTAAGAAATTGCTgataaagaaaggaaggaggaggcgaTTGGCGTTGGCGTTGGCGTTCCATGTGACGGAGAGAATCAAAGCGTCCCCTGCCTGCATGCACACAAAACCCACATCCACGCTGCTCGTCCATCTTCCGTAGCGAGAAAAAGTTGTGTGCTCGCGCACCCGTCGCCCATGTGCAATCACGCTTAAAGTTACGGCAATCGCGCATTCTAGGGCtgcaaaagtgaaaaaaatccATGTCATCCTTGGTCCTTTTTCAATTCAATAGGTAGAAAAAACCAGAGACGTGATTTGTCTTACATTGCCACACGTGCGTCACACTCGTCACATAGGAGACATAAGTCCTATTTTCACatgaaatcctaaaattgaTACTTCAAGAAGGAATCTGCCGCCAGCCAATCGATGTCCCAACATAAGAGACGATAAGTAAGCTTCTTTATTAGAAGTCGGTTCAATCATGAAATTATGTCATGTCGTGTCATACGGTGTTGTTATTTCCTCCAATAAATTAAGCCCTTCACTTTTGCACTCTATACtttgaaaattcacaaaaaagaaaagagggtaTTTGATATCTTTCGGTGGTGATGGACTCTGAGGATGTAGAACTTCGAGAAATTTGTAAGGATGACTATATTTATCCATATGATCCTTTCCCATACCATTTGGAGTATTCATGTTCCAGATTTTCACATGGAACAATGGACGGATCaagctttatattgaaaaaacaaaaaaacaaagcaatagCAAAGATCATAGTCCAATCCAGTTTTATTTATTGGCTTTCTATCGATATTGCCAAGAGAAATGCAGTGTACGGGGTAACTCAAGAGACCAGTGGGGAGCACCGAAATCGGAGCGGTTGACCGGGGGCTGCCTGTGCTTTCCACGTCGACCAGAGCCGTTGATGGAAAACATTGGGATTCCTCGAGCTCCTGATGAATGAAGGCTGGGGGGACCCAGCCAAAAGAGGGAATATCAACGGTACTATGAATACCGACTGGCAGAGGATCTAGCGGCCGAGATGAAATCAGGCGATTTAGCCTAATAATGAATGGTCGCTGGTTTTCACGTGATCACGAGTTCGATGAAAACGCTCGTTCTATTCCGTCCAGCTCTAACGTACCTCGTGCGAGAGATTTCCCGATGGCTGATATCTTAATAAGGCCATGCTAATCTCGAATTTGACTCGAACAAGAGCAGACCTATTGATCTATTTCTTaactcatatttgatggattgaaTTATTAATAGTGTtagttatattcaataaatagattatcaataaaatcataaaagtttAATATGGATGTTAAATGAGTTCATAATTTTTTCACACCCAATCCACTTCTATGACTCTTAGTTGCCTCACTTGCTCTCTTTGCTTGCTTAGGGGTGTGCAAGACAGACCACCCAAATTGGAAACCGCTCGGACTGGACCCAATCGaccggttcggttcgattcttAAGAGTGTCGGCTTGATTTCAAGTCCCTAGAAGTGGAACTATGTCCGAACGGTTCAGTTCCTAGTTCCAATGAGGAATCAAATCGGAAACCGGATCAAACCAAACCAACTGACCATCGTCACTTTCGATCCTTAGCAAAGAGCATGCCAATGCCCATCTTAGAATTGGAGTTGCCAAAGTTGAAAACGGCATAAAAGTTAAAGAAATCAATCGAGTTGCTAAGAGGTAATAAACATAGCAAAGCCAAGATGACAATGTAGTTGCAAGGAGCTTGTGATTTTCTCTTGGAGGTTGGTTgccattaaaaaagaaaatggactAATTCCATTGGATCGAATCGAATCGGTGGTTCGATTTGATTTCCAATCCTGGGACCAACCAACCCGATCCTTAGTTTCCAATTTGGGGAATTAGGAATCGATCACAATTGGGAACAAGAACTGACCACCCTTATGCTTGCTTGTGCTTTCACCTAAATGTGAGTATAATATTTAGTAGTATGGATTGAGtttattagaatattaaataataaataacgtCTTCATCTATAAGCTCACTTTTAAATTAGTTGGTTGTAATCTTACCAAAATCTCACGTGATATTAGAGTTGGAggtcttgagttcaaatttttttaggtCTCATTTGCCTCatcaattaaatatgtccacaCTTAGGTCTAGGTAGAAAGACCAAACGAAGTGTGAGGGGAAgtgttaaaataattaaatattaaactatgcCTTCGTCTAATGggttaagtttttagaatagttggtaattgtctcataaaatctcacatgataccAGAGTTGGAGATCCTAAGTTCGAATCTTTTCAAGCTCCatttgccattttatttaaattttcacccttaaaattatgcaaaaagaCTAGACTAAGCTTTTATACTAAACGTGAGATGAAGtgttaaaataataaatcatgtattcatataataatttaagtttttagaacggTTGGTAGTGATCTCACAATATTCTAACACTAGCTACATGCTTAGTATGGTCTTTTTACGCTTGACTTGGGATGGAACTATCTCACGAAGTTGGAAATAGAGTGGCTAGGTGTTGTGTTCCCGAGCTAGGATTTTGTGGTATCGAGAGGAGTGGAAAAAGGGCAGTCCAAGGTGCTATGAATCAAAGGCTTTCTAGGATGAATTCCCCTATTGGGGCTTGATGACATAGTGAAAGAAATGTGCTTGAAAGGGGAAAGGAAAAGTCCTTCATTTCATAGTTCCTTCCCGAGCAATGGTCCCAtaatattctaacactctccCATGTTGTGTGCTCTTGGGCTAGGATTTCGTGGTAGCGAGAGGAGCATAAAAAGGGCTGTCCCATGCACTATGAATCAAAGGCTTTCTAGGATGAGTTCCCCTATTGGGGCAACTAGCTTCTCCCTTGACTTATAAATTAAGCTTGATGACACAGTGAAAGAAAAGTGCTTGAAAGGAGAAAGGGAAAGTCCTTCATTTCATAGTTTCTCCGTGGTAGTGGTCCCATAATATTCTAACACTTCTCCTCACGCTTAGTCCAATCTTTTTACCTAGTACTAAGCATAGAAATTTTAATGGGGTGACAAATGGGCTTCTCACAATATTCTAACATTCCTCCTCACGCTTAGTTTGGTCTTTTGTCTAATATTAGTCATGGAAATTAAAATGGGGCAGCAAATGGGATTTAGAAAGATTCGAACTTAGAACCTCTAATTCTGATACCACGTGAAATTACTgactatttcaaaaaatttaagttattagataaatgcatgatttattatttaaatatattaatactCCCATTCATGTTTAGTCTAGTTTTTGCCTAGTATTAGgcattgaaatttaattgaggAGATAAATGGAGATTAAACCTTCAGTTTTGATACAATGTGAGAATCCGATGGGACTACaacaaactattttaaaaacttaagttattaTATGAAAGcgtagtttattatttaaatattttcacactCCCCCTCACATTTAATCTAAAacgtggaaatttaattgggaagATAAATGATGCacggaaaaattttaaatcgagATCTCTAACTCTGATacaatgtgagattttgtagaaTTAAtactatatattttaaaaatttaagttattagatgaacGCATGAtacattatttaaatattctaacggGGTCAAATATAAGTCGGGTCGAGTACGAGTATTATGAGTTAATTTGAATCGGATTATTCCCGATTCAATCCAAAACCGATCCGATCCCTGTTTGACCTGACTATACAAAACACACCGCGGCGGATCTGCGATCCCATCGCTTAAAGGGAATTGTTAACGCGATTAGCCCATTTACCGGTGCAGAAGAGGGAGACAAtacaattattaaaattttgttGGCAGCGAATCTGACATGGGGAAGAGAGATTCCTCTATTGGAATTGTTGTCGTCTAATGGCCAGGTACAGGGATCGAGTACATTAAACGCGACGTCGTTTGTTTCCCAAGAGAAAAATCTTGCAActcaaacaagaaaaaggacGAAAACATAAGTAACTCGTAGATCGACGTCGAGGTTAAGAAACTGAAGCTCCTGTCGGTTAGCGttagaagaaccaaaaaaaaaaaaaaaaacccgtgATGGTCGGTTGAAGCGTCCCTTAAAAAAAGAGGGGGATTTTCAGATTGCGATTTAAGAGAAGATATCTTACGTGATGAATTACTTTCTCCACcttttgcttgaatttttaagaattacattaaaaaaaatatcggATCACATTCTCGATTACATCATGTTATCACCGTAACATTTTATGTTTCTCCATGTTGCAAAAAGTTCTCCGACATGTTTGgtttaaacctttttttagtataaagttaatttttaattatttttcattggtTGGGGAGGAGTTTTTTACGGTGCCAAATTGCCTTTGAGATCATACGCACAGATTTATGTGAATGCATTCTATAGAGGACAATTACATGATATGCATtttacaggttcctcatttagaaagtagaaaaaaaaaaatacaaaaaaaaaataatttaatttatcaagATAAGGATGCATTTTGATGAGAATATTATATCACATGCATTGTGCAAGGATCCTcattaaagagaaaaattctgcccctaaaaataatttataaagtgAAAAATAGTTTAGTTTATTCAATGGGCCCAGATTGGATGGTGGGGAAAATCAAGTCCAAAAGCATGGACCGAGCTAAAACACACAAGTGATTGGGCcaatttttgttccaagaaaGATGGCCACCACTGACAagagaaaaatctgatttcGATCCATGTGGTTAGTGGAGTATTTCACGGGTCCAGAAGTTTGCCATTCGAGGTAGGCTTCGTCGACGCCGTCTTAGGAAAACCGCTCGATCGGTCTGCGTAGCTCGATTCGACTTGGCAAGCATTGTGGGATTTCGTTGTTTACCCAATAAgcggaaatttttttggattacGAGGGGAAAGATAGGCCCAAAAGCACCCAAATTGAGAAGGCCCATCAAGTCCAAAACCCTAATGAGGCCCGGATAGAGCCCAACTTCTAGAACCCCTTTCCCGGGGCCCAGCCCAATTGATTACTTGCTTTGGCCTTGTACTGTGAAGTCTTCCCTAAGGTGGTCCTAGATTGCAATAATTGACCTACGTTGAGCGAACGCTTGTGGAAATGGTCAAGTCCTAAGACAACGTTTATAGCCACATTTTAATTTATCGCTTGGAAGAGTTGAATAAAAATGCAATAACAAGTAGACTTGCCAAATGGATAGAATGAGTCAGGTCAACAAATGATCCAACCCAAgtgaactctttttttttttttggtcgaaaagttAACTCATTTAACCCGATCAATTTCCATATAATATAAATCTAGCAAACCATATCTAACTCAACCCATGCCCAATGCATATGGTTAAGCCGCTTCCATATTTAACTCAGTCTAGGAAAACTTATACTCAAACTAATGTAAGAGCATAGAGTGAGCGAGCGAGCGCAAGATCAAGTAAAAGCGATAAAGATTCATAAAGGCGAGTAATGTGTAGGTAAATTATGAACAATACTTGCATCAatattattttagattttacCATTCTAAACCCATTATCTAAATATAACTAAGTAATATAACAACTCAACCCATAAATATGGATTAAAAAATGGGTGTATGGTCCATTTTGACAAGTCTTAACAAGTCACAAGAAGATGGGGATTGCTCATCTTATTTGAGATGGGTAAGATTTAGTGAAGTAGCAAAGCCAGCATGTCGTACTCAACAATTGATTTGAACATGTTTGATTCGAAATGAATGCAAGAATGAGAGCTCGGTTTTCTTTTACCCCTAAAATGACATGATCGAGAAGCATTAGCCATTAGTGAAGCGTATTTTCAATTCAAAACGTGCTAGATATATTAAAATTATGTGTAAACTTAATCAAATTGATGTATTAAATAACGCGGCAGgtttttattgcacttttgaatATGACCCACCTCGTCTGAATTCTCGTACTGCTACGTCACCGAATAGACTAATTCCGCACATCATTTATGGTACAACTAGCATTATTACTTCACTTTTACATTTTCAACGATGTCTGCTTTGGAATGCAGCTGGATTGTCCCCCACAAGAAAAGGAGACGCTTTGTGTTCACGACTTCGCACAACACACCGACGTGCAGAGAGGGCTTGGGCCCGGCGCAATGCAT
The nucleotide sequence above comes from Eucalyptus grandis isolate ANBG69807.140 chromosome 2, ASM1654582v1, whole genome shotgun sequence. Encoded proteins:
- the LOC104422936 gene encoding thaumatin-like protein translates to MAATLRPALPLLLFALLCFHIADEALATTVTFVNRCAHPVWPAIQPGAGKPLLARGGFTLLPNKASTVRMPALWSGRFWGRHGCTFDANGHGRCATGDCGGSLHCNGLGGTPPATLAEITLGNDQDFYDVSLVDGYNLAISITPFKGTGKCSYAGCVSDLNTMCPVGLQVRGHDNSVVACKSACFAFNSPRYCCTGSFGNPQSCKPTAYSKIFKTACPKAYSYAYDDPTSIATCTRGNYIVTFCPHHRR